GAGGTAGGTGCTGAACTGGCCGTTGGTGTTGGCGGCGACGTTCACGAGCGCGTAGAACAGCCCGACCGCGATGAGCGGCACGAGCACCGGAGCCCTGAACAGGCTGCGGATCGCACCGGGGTCGGCCTCCACGGTCGTGCCCTGTGCGGCGGCCACCTCGATGGCCGACGTGCGGCGGTCATGCGCCGCCTGCCACTTCGCCGACTCGGGCAGCGTGGCCCGGAGCACCAGCACGATCACCGCGACCACGGCCAGGAAGCCGTAGAGGATGCGGCCGCCGGTGGTGCCCATGCCGCCGATGAAGATGCCCATGACGATGATGGCGAGGATGCCGGCCATCCAGAGCACGTGCGAGAACGTGATCATCTTGCCGCGCTTCTCGTCGGGCGCGCTCTCGGCGATCATCGCCATCGAGACCGGCAGGTCGGCGCCCGCGCCGAAGCCCAGCAGCGCCAGCGACACGTACAGCACGGCCGGGTCCCATGCCATCGCGCTGAGCGCGGCGCCGATCGCGAACACGATGAGCGTGACCGTGAAGACGCGGCGGCGGCCGAAGCGGTCGCCGAGCCGGCCGCCCGTGAAGGCGCCGATCGCGATCGTGAGCGTGAGCAGGGCCGAGAACTGGCCGATCTGCGCGCCGGTGACCCCGAGGCCGTCCTGGAACAGCACGAGCGCGGTGCCCGTCGCGACGATCGCGCCGGCGTCGATGAACGACGCCATGCCGGCGATCACGGCGATCCACCAGGGGTTGGGCTGCCGTGCTGCTGCGGGGCCGGATGCGGCCCGGTCGGAAATCGAGGTCATGACGTGAACTCCGTTGTCGGTCGGTCCGGCGGCGCCGGCGGGAATGAAACGATTCACGGGCAGTGTAGCAGAATCCCGAGTGATCACTAGGTTTCCGATTCGATCCCCCGGTTGCGCCACCCCGACACCTCCCCTACACT
This portion of the Agromyces rhizosphaerae genome encodes:
- a CDS encoding MFS transporter, with translation MTSISDRAASGPAAARQPNPWWIAVIAGMASFIDAGAIVATGTALVLFQDGLGVTGAQIGQFSALLTLTIAIGAFTGGRLGDRFGRRRVFTVTLIVFAIGAALSAMAWDPAVLYVSLALLGFGAGADLPVSMAMIAESAPDEKRGKMITFSHVLWMAGILAIIVMGIFIGGMGTTGGRILYGFLAVVAVIVLVLRATLPESAKWQAAHDRRTSAIEVAAAQGTTVEADPGAIRSLFRAPVLVPLIAVGLFYALVNVAANTNGQFSTYLYVNVAGSDVSTASALSLIAFGVSLVGMLTLMRLVDTRWRMRAFAVGAVFVLAAMAVPAIFGVTLFTLVLNGVLFAIGGAIAGEPMFKVWAQELFSTLSRSGAQGVMIAFTRVVAAGIALVTPAIIAAGPQVLYWFLFATSAVALAMGAFWIARMPRADLAEERAEAAEPAADAASVADAAPEAPAAGSDTADVAAR